The sequence ACCGCAATCAGCGAACTGAAGAAAATGATGATGGGCAGCACGTTGAAGGCGAAGATGAAGCCCACACTGTCCATCGCGCTGCCGTTGGTCAGGTTGCCGAACAGGAAGTTGATGCCTTCATAGGCATTGCCGATGACTTTTTGCACGGCTGCGGAGACAGCCTCCAGCCCCGCCTTGCCCGGCGCCCAGAACAGCACCATAAAGGCCAGCAGAAACTGAATGGCAAGTGCTCCCAGCACAGTGCGCCAGTTGATGGCGCTGCGGTTGGCCGAGAACAGCCAGCCGATAGCCAGGAGGCCCAGAATTCCTCCTATACCCCAGAGAATATCGTTCATGTCGCCCAAGAGTACGGGAATTCTGAACCAAGTTAAATCTTCAGCACACAATTGTCATCAGGGGGTGATTTCCGGCCCCCATTCCAGCTCGGCGTGGTCCGGCCGCAGCAGCTCGGCAAAGCGCTGCAGGCCGCGCCGGTCGGGTTCTTCCAGGTGATAGCGGAAGTTCCACAGGTAGTGCTGCACCACCCGCCGGGGCAGCTTCAACTTGGCCGCGTGGCGCTGGGAAATCTCGCCCAGTGAGCCCAGGCCCTCACGCCGGGCGTCACGCATGGCCCGCAGCAGTTCGGGTGGGGGCGGCGCGTCCTTGCGGTAGGCCCACACCGCGAACACGAACGGCTGTCCGGTCAGGCGGTACCACTCCTCCGACAGGTCGGTCACCGTGATACCGCCGTCCCGGTGCGGCAGGCGGGTCATGCTGGCGTTCTCGCCCAGCGGCCCCACCACCTCGTACCACTCGCGCAGGGCGCTGTCCCCGATTCGCAGCACGCCGTCGTAGCCGCGTGCCAGCAGCTCCTGTGCGGTGCCCTCGTCGCGGACCAGCTCGGGACTCAGGCCCCACCCGCGCAGCAGTACTTCCAGCAGCGCCACGCTGGTCGCACTCTGGGCGGTTAGGGCAACGCGCTGCAGCTCAGGCAGCGGGCAGGTATGAAATAGGTTCACCGAGTACACCTGCCCCAGCACGCTCACGCTGAAATCCGGCAGGGCCGCCAGGCGGTCGGCATTGCGGATAAATTCGGCCACGCTGATGTTGGCGATGTCCACCCGGCCTTCCAGCAGCGCAGCGTTCATCTGGGTGGGCACGCCCGTCAGCGCCGTGACCGTGGGCGGCAGCACCAGCGGGTCGAGGATAGGCGCGACATTGGTGTAATGAATCCAGCCGGCGCGGTAGGGCGCCGAGGTCAGGGAGCTTGCAGCACAGGACGTAGGCATAACTCCCCCACTATGCGACTTCTGGCGCGCGGCCGAGCGCACAGTCTGGTTGGCGCCATATCAGGCCCACTCGGCCGCGTCGCCCAAGCGGTGGCCGCAGCAGGCAGCCTGGACCCGGAAACCGTTCAGGGCGCCGGCACAGCAGACGGGGATGCAGCTGCAGGGTGAGCCAGCGCCCCGCCATCGCGGTCCGGGCGGCCTGTGCAGGCTGTTCAGAGCGCGGACCTGCGCCGCCCTGCCCACAGCAGCGCCAGCCCAGGCCCCAGCCAAAGGGCCAAGCCTTGCAGCCAGTCCAGCGGATTCTGGGAATAGGTCACCGCCCACCCCACATCGCCGCGTGCAGTCGCTTGCTGCCATAGTCCCCAGAGCAGCAGCAAGGCGGCGGACAGCAGCGGGAACGCCAGCCACAGCCAGCCCAGTCCGCGCAGTACGGCCTGCCAGCGCTCAGACATGCGGCCCCCACGGTGTGTCCTGCGGTATGTACAGCGCCAGCAGCCCCCGCCACTGCGAACGCTTCAGCTTGCGGCCCTCCACCATGTACCCCCTCAGTCCGCCGCGCTGCTTTCCGCTGCCGGGAACTCGGCCAATTCGTTGTAGTAGGCGTCGCGCAGCACCGGCAGGCGGCCCGCCCGCTGAATCATGCGAATCAGGCCCTCTTCGCTCAGCCGCATCGGACTGGTGGCCCCGGCCGCGTGGGCGATGTGCTCTTCCTGAATGGTGCCGTCTATGTCGCTCACGCCCCAGTCCAGGCTCACCTGCGTCAGCTCGGAGCCGATCATCACCCAGTAGCCCTTGATGTGCGGGAAGTTGTCCAGATAGATGCGGGCCACGGCCAGATTCCGCAGGTCGTCCAGGCCGGTGGTGTACTCGGTCTTGCCGAGGTTCTGCGCCAGCGTGTTGCCCAGCGGCTGAAAGGCCAGCGGAATAAAGGCGTGGAAGCCGCCGCCGTACTTGTGCAGGCTGTCGTCCTGCAACTCGCGCAGGCGGTGCATGTGGTCCAGGCGTTCTTCCAGCGTCTCGATGTGGCCGTACAGCATGGTGGCGTTGGTGCGCATGCCCAAGGAGTGCGCTTCGGAGTGGATTTGGAGCCATTCGTCCGACTTCACCTTGTTTTTGGCGACCTGCCGGCGCACCCGCTCGGCAAAGATTTCCGCGCCGCCCCCCGGCATGGCGCTCAGGCCCGCCGCCTGCAGCTCGCGCAGCACTTCCAGGGTGGGTTTGCGCGCAATCCGCGACAGGTGCTTGATTTCGGCGGCGGTAAACGCCTTGACCTGCAAGTCGGGGTAAGCCGCCCGCAGGCCGCGCACCATCGCGGGGTAGTACTCCCAGGGGTGGTTGGGGTGGTGGCCGCTGCTCATGTGCAGCTCGGTGATGCCCGGCAGGTAGCGGCGGCCCACCTCCTGCACCACTTCTTCCGGCGAGTAGTCCCAGGCCCGCTCCTCGCCCTTGTGCGCCGCGAACGCGCAGAAGGTGCAGCCCACGTAGCAGATGTTGGTGAATTCCAGCCGCATGGAGTGCACGAAGTACACCTTGTCGCCGTGCAGCCGGCGCTTTTGCAGGTCGGCCAAGCGCATCAGGCCGTTGAGGTCGCGGGTGCGGAACAGGTACATGCCTTCTTCGAAGCTTAGGCGTTCGCCCGCCTCTACTTTGGCGGCAATAGGCTTGAGGTCGGGGTCGCGGAGCCAGTCCATAGGGGGAAGTGTACGCCCGCAGCGGCCGGGGGAAGATGGCGCAAGGTGGAAAGGTGGGGGCGCAGGCGGGAACCACTGCTCCGCTCCTTGGTGGGCCGGCGCGGCAAGCCCACTCAAGGGCATTGAGCACCGGTCAACCCTTACCCGCAAGCCGCTCATTCCTGCGAAAAGCCCGCAGCGTCAGCCCGATGCCCGCCACCATCAATGCGGCGGCCATCAGGAACGCCGCGCCGGGGAAATGCAGGCCCAGAGGAGCATGCTCGGCGGTAAAAGCGGCAAACACGCTGGTCGCCAGCAGCGGCCCCACGATGCCCACCACGCTTTGCAGGCTGGTGATGGCCCCCTGCACGCGGCCCTGCTCCGAATCGGCCACCTGACTGCTCACGTAGCCCTGAATGGCCGGCTGCGCCAGGCCCGTGATGGCCCCCACCACTAGCGAAAAGTACAGTAGCGGCGTAGTGTTCGCCACCGAGAGAATCAGGAACTCGGCCACGCCGAAGCCCAGGCCCACCAGCAGCGTCTTTTTCTCGCCCCAGGCACTGACGGCCCGCCCTACCAGGAAGGCACTCACCAGCGCCGACAGCAGGCCCGACACGGCCAGCGCCACCCCGTTCTGGCCCGCCGTCCAGCCCAGCACCGCTTCGGTGTACAGCACCCAGGTGGTAAAGATGACCTGCATGGCGAGGCCCACCAAGATGAACACGCCCGTGAGGTTCCGCACGGCAGGGTAAGCGGTCAGCGCGGCCAGGGGCTTGAGGGGATTTACTTCGGCCCAGTTCCAGCCAGGCGTGCGCTTCCCTGGGGGCAGCGATTCGGGCAGAATCAGCAGGCCGTACAGCCAGCTGAGCGCCGAAATACCCGCCGCAAACAGGAACGGCACCCGCAGGCCGTAGTCGCCCAGCAGCCCACCCAGCGCAGGCCCCAGGATGAACCCCACACCGAACATCGCCCCCACCTTGCCGAAGTTGGCGGCCCGCTCCTCGGGCGGCGACACGTCGGCAATGTAGGCGTTGATCACCGTCAGGCTGGCCCCCGTGGCCCCCGCCACCATGCGGCCCAGCAGCAGCCACCACACACTCGGCGCGAAGTACAGCACAAGGTAATCCAGCGCCATGCCCGCCGTCGCCACCAGCAGCACGGGCCTGCGGCCGAAGCGGTCGCTCAGGCGGCCCAGAATGGGGGCCATCAGAAACTGCATCACCGCGTAGGCGGCGGTCAGAATGCCGATCATGCGCGCTCCGGCAGCCTCGGACCCGCTCAGCTCCTTGACCAGCCCCGGCAGCACCGGCACCACCAGCCCGATGCCCATCACGTCGATCAGGACCACGATAAGGATAAAGAGCAAGGTGGCCGGGCGGCGGGGTGGCTGAGTCATAGCGCTTCAGCTTACGCGCTGGGCACCAGCGAAAGATCAGCCAGATGGCCTAGAGGATTTGCCAGAAAGACAGTTATCTTTTCGGCGAGTGGACTGGTACAGCTTTGCCAGAAGAGCGGGGGCAAAACAGCAGAGTCGGACGAAGCATGGAGTGACGACTGATGCTTTTCCAGTGGGCACGTAATTCTGCGAACGGCTCTGGCGGCAAAGTGTACGGGAGGCGGAAAAAACGGGGAGGTGCACGCCACAGTGCAGACCGCAGTGCAGACCACACGGCACTTCCTTAAAAAAGCGTGGGAGCCGCTGTGGCCCCACACGCTCTTTCTGTCTCTCGCCGCCTGCTGGCCGGCTTACTTCCAGGCCGTGATGCGGTCCACGCTGTGGCGGTGGTGCGGAAAGCCTTCCTCGTCACGCTTGCCGATGGGCAGGATACCCGCGAACTCGACGTGGTCGGGCAGGTTCAGCAGCTTCTTGACCTCAGAGGGGTCAAAGCCCAGCATCGGCACGGTGTCGTAGCCCATGCCGCGTGCCGCCAGCATCAGGAAGCCGAAGGCGATGTTGGCCTGGCTCAGGGCCCATTGGCCGCGCTGCGCCACGTCCTGGTCCTGGAACTGACCGCGCAGACGGTCGGCCCGCATCTTGATTTGCTCCTCGTCCATGCTGGCGGGCAGGGTTTCTTCCACGTTGCTCAGCACGTCTTCCATATCGGCATACACCACAATCACGGCGGGGGCGCTCGTCACCTGTGACTGGTTGTAGGACACGGCCTGCAGCTTTTCTTGCAGTTCCTTGTTCTGAATCACCACGAAGCGGGTGGGCTGCACGTTGTTGGCGGTGGGGGCCAGGCTGGCAAGGCGCAGAATCTCGCGCAGGTCGTCTTGATTCATGGGTTCCTGCACGAACCGGCGAATGCTGCGGCGGGTTTCGATGGCGTCCTTGACGGACAGGAGCTGGTCGGCAGTCAGGTGGGCAGAAGTCACATCGGTCATGGGGACAGGCTAAAACGCTTAGGTTTATTTTGTCAAGCACTATAATTCTTGGAGTGATTTGCCCGGCGCGCTAGACTGGCGGCATGACCTCTCCTTCTCCACTTTCCGAACATCCGGCCGAATTCTGTCCGGTGTACCGGGCCATCGGTATCCTGCAGGAAAAATGGGTGCTGCACATTATCCGGGTGCTGCTCCAGCAGGAGATGGGCTTCAACGAGCTGGCCCGCGCCGTGGGCGGCTGCAACTCCGCCACCCTGACCCAGCGCCTGGACCATCTGGAACGCCTGGGCATCGTCAGCAAGCGGCTGGAGGACGGCCCTACCCGCCTGGGCCGCAGCGTGTACGCCCTGACCCCCGCCGGGCAGGAGCTGCAGGTGGTGATTGACGCCATCGGCAGCTGGGCGCAGGCGCACTTGCCGGCCCAGGCCATTCCCGACGCTCCGGCTGCCCCCTCATCCTGAACACCGGCTGCGCTCAACGTCCCTTCAACGCCGGCCTCACCCGGTGCCCCGGCGCAGCGCCCAGACTGGGCCTATGACCGACAACATGACCTACAAAGTAAGCCGGGGCGAAACCCGCCACGGCGAGAACGGCGAACACCATCTGGTTCAGGGCGAAAACAGCTCCATGCGCCTGTGGCACAACGAGCAGCCCAGCGACACCGCCGACAAGCAGCCCCACGCCAACGACTACGAAACCCTGGGCTATGTCATCAGCGGCCGGGTGGAGTTGACCGTGGAGGGCGAGACCCTGACCCTGGAAGCCGGCGACTCCTACCTGGTGCCGCGCGGCAAGCAGCACACCTACCGCGTGCTGGAGACCCTGAACGCAGTGGAAGTGGTCACGCCCGCCCAGGGCTGAAGGCCTCTCCCCCACCCGGAAAGCAAGAAAGCCCCAGGCAGCATGCTGGGGCTTTTTTCGTCGGCGGGGACAGGCTTGGGTCAGTGGGCTACTTTACCCGCGTCAGGGTGCAGGGCTTGAGGCCTGCTGCCACGCCGGTGCCCACATAGGCCTGGTAGGTGCGGTTGGTCCACAGGCTGTCCAGGCTGGCGGTCTGCACGTACACGCCGGTCTGGGCCTGGTTCACCTCGGCGGCCGAACTGCGGACCACACAGAAATCGAAGAAGCGCAGGTCAAAGGTGGTTTCTGCACGCCCGGCCACAATGACCGAGCGCCCCTCGCCACGTGGCACGAAGCGGAACAGGTCCTGGCTGCGGCCGGTGGTGGTGCTGCGGGGCTCGGCCGTGTAGGCCACGGTGCCGTCGGCCAGCAGTTCGCGCGGGCCCACCGTCAGCTGTCGCGACAGCTGCACCGGGCCGGCCGCGCCGGGACTGCCCACCTCGGCCGGGGTCAGCATCAGCCACTCCTGCCCTGCCGCAAGCGGCGACCCGCTCAGGTCCGGGGCCGTAATCGCGGGGGTGCAGGCTGTCAGCGTCAGCCCCAGCGCGGCCGGGAAAAGAAGTCTGTTCATCACGGCCCAGCATAGGGCAAGGGCAGATGAAAAGTGGCGGCAGGCCGGGGCTCCCGGCTACCGCCCTGCCCCCGCTCTGCGGCCAGGGATTACAGGCGCACCAGCCGCAGCCCCGGGTCGGGCGCCAGCTGTGAGGCGTGGAAAGGGCGCATGCGGTAATCGGGCGGGAACAGCCGCAGGCCGTCCGTGCCCACGATGGCCGAAATCAGCGTGGCCAGCAAGGTTTCGGCCATGCCCGCGCCCAGGCAGGTGTGGGCACCCGCGCCGTAGGGGTTCAGGGCATTTTTCTGCCGGTGCTCATTGCGCGGGGCCAAAAAGCGGTCCACATCGAAGCGCTCGGGCCTGCGGAACAGCGCCGGGTCACGCTGCGACGCCATCAGCGCCATCATCAGCTGCTCGCCCTGGCGGATGCGGCAGCCCTGGAACTCGAACTCCTGCCGGGCGTGGCGGGTGACCATGTTGGCAATCGGGTGGTAGCGCATCACTTCCAGCACCAAGGCGTGCAGCACCTTCAGCTCGCGCAGTCGGCCTGCGGGCAAGCCTTCGGCCAGCAGCGGGTCTATCTCGGCGCGCAGCCGGGCGTACAGCTGCGGGTCGCGGTAGGCGTGGTACAGCGACAGGGTCAGCACGTTGACCACCGTATCCAGCCCCGCCACGTAAGGCAGCAGCATCATGAACAGCAGCTCTTCCTCGTTCAGCAGGTCCGGGTTTTCGCGCATAAACGCCCGCAGGTCGCGCACATAGGGCGAAGGCAGCGAGTCCGCGTCCAGTGCCAGCAGCTCCTCGGCAGCCGCCCGCGCCCGCGCCTTGGCTTCCAGGTAGTTTTGCCGGGTCAGCGCCGAAGT is a genomic window of Deinococcus proteolyticus MRP containing:
- a CDS encoding menaquinone biosynthetic enzyme MqnA/MqnD family protein, which codes for MPTSCAASSLTSAPYRAGWIHYTNVAPILDPLVLPPTVTALTGVPTQMNAALLEGRVDIANISVAEFIRNADRLAALPDFSVSVLGQVYSVNLFHTCPLPELQRVALTAQSATSVALLEVLLRGWGLSPELVRDEGTAQELLARGYDGVLRIGDSALREWYEVVGPLGENASMTRLPHRDGGITVTDLSEEWYRLTGQPFVFAVWAYRKDAPPPPELLRAMRDARREGLGSLGEISQRHAAKLKLPRRVVQHYLWNFRYHLEEPDRRGLQRFAELLRPDHAELEWGPEITP
- the mqnE gene encoding aminofutalosine synthase MqnE produces the protein MDWLRDPDLKPIAAKVEAGERLSFEEGMYLFRTRDLNGLMRLADLQKRRLHGDKVYFVHSMRLEFTNICYVGCTFCAFAAHKGEERAWDYSPEEVVQEVGRRYLPGITELHMSSGHHPNHPWEYYPAMVRGLRAAYPDLQVKAFTAAEIKHLSRIARKPTLEVLRELQAAGLSAMPGGGAEIFAERVRRQVAKNKVKSDEWLQIHSEAHSLGMRTNATMLYGHIETLEERLDHMHRLRELQDDSLHKYGGGFHAFIPLAFQPLGNTLAQNLGKTEYTTGLDDLRNLAVARIYLDNFPHIKGYWVMIGSELTQVSLDWGVSDIDGTIQEEHIAHAAGATSPMRLSEEGLIRMIQRAGRLPVLRDAYYNELAEFPAAESSAAD
- a CDS encoding TCR/Tet family MFS transporter; its protein translation is MTQPPRRPATLLFILIVVLIDVMGIGLVVPVLPGLVKELSGSEAAGARMIGILTAAYAVMQFLMAPILGRLSDRFGRRPVLLVATAGMALDYLVLYFAPSVWWLLLGRMVAGATGASLTVINAYIADVSPPEERAANFGKVGAMFGVGFILGPALGGLLGDYGLRVPFLFAAGISALSWLYGLLILPESLPPGKRTPGWNWAEVNPLKPLAALTAYPAVRNLTGVFILVGLAMQVIFTTWVLYTEAVLGWTAGQNGVALAVSGLLSALVSAFLVGRAVSAWGEKKTLLVGLGFGVAEFLILSVANTTPLLYFSLVVGAITGLAQPAIQGYVSSQVADSEQGRVQGAITSLQSVVGIVGPLLATSVFAAFTAEHAPLGLHFPGAAFLMAAALMVAGIGLTLRAFRRNERLAGKG
- a CDS encoding nitroreductase family protein; amino-acid sequence: MTDVTSAHLTADQLLSVKDAIETRRSIRRFVQEPMNQDDLREILRLASLAPTANNVQPTRFVVIQNKELQEKLQAVSYNQSQVTSAPAVIVVYADMEDVLSNVEETLPASMDEEQIKMRADRLRGQFQDQDVAQRGQWALSQANIAFGFLMLAARGMGYDTVPMLGFDPSEVKKLLNLPDHVEFAGILPIGKRDEEGFPHHRHSVDRITAWK
- a CDS encoding winged helix-turn-helix transcriptional regulator → MTSPSPLSEHPAEFCPVYRAIGILQEKWVLHIIRVLLQQEMGFNELARAVGGCNSATLTQRLDHLERLGIVSKRLEDGPTRLGRSVYALTPAGQELQVVIDAIGSWAQAHLPAQAIPDAPAAPSS
- a CDS encoding cupin domain-containing protein encodes the protein MTDNMTYKVSRGETRHGENGEHHLVQGENSSMRLWHNEQPSDTADKQPHANDYETLGYVISGRVELTVEGETLTLEAGDSYLVPRGKQHTYRVLETLNAVEVVTPAQG
- a CDS encoding cytochrome P450 — translated: MTLREPPLADGFPLVGSAPALLRDTEGFLYSQYAKHGPCFRVRALNREFVVLGGPAAAEAMARNAGEFDAWTMWENVIREFGGRQVLTMLEGEAHRRYRAAARAGFAKTRVQENIPLVLSLAHEALEAVPYGRSFVVGEFAQQLVADCVGMLTLGRRPGDSLRDFITYWHTQLAVNIAGTRPTSALTRQNYLEAKARARAAAEELLALDADSLPSPYVRDLRAFMRENPDLLNEEELLFMMLLPYVAGLDTVVNVLTLSLYHAYRDPQLYARLRAEIDPLLAEGLPAGRLRELKVLHALVLEVMRYHPIANMVTRHARQEFEFQGCRIRQGEQLMMALMASQRDPALFRRPERFDVDRFLAPRNEHRQKNALNPYGAGAHTCLGAGMAETLLATLISAIVGTDGLRLFPPDYRMRPFHASQLAPDPGLRLVRL